CCACAACATTGTCATCTTCCAAGGTAATTTACTAaagtttgttttaaaatattttatatgtaGGTTAATTACTATTGCATATATGTTCCATGCTTTATTATATTCAATACAAGAATTTCCATATTATgttgtctttctttcttgtATTTTGTTTTAATAACTGCTTTTTGACTAGTTCCATGGGATAGTGTCGTAGCTGCGTATAGTGAAGGGTGATCAGTTGAATATGCTTtgtcgaaaaattatattttgtatataggtcaaaaatgtttttcatacgtatattaaattttaaatatcctTAAAGAAATTTCTGGCATCGCCACTATCACCTATCAAAACTAAAACAGATAGGAAGAATTCACTTCTTGTACTCACCCTCActcaaaataaaactaaatatcttttccttttttaccAAGAGTGTTGTGGAATTTGAAAAGGTAACAAATTGAGAAGGACTTTAGTTTCCTTAGAAGTTATGTCAATGCAACAAAATGGCTAATTCATAAAGCAAGTGTAATATATAGTGCTTTCATGTTGTTAGAAATCATGAGGTGTGAAAAAGTTGTAGCTTTATGATTACCTTCACCTTCATTTGTTGTGTCTTTTCACATTAAGTCCATATTAAGATCATTGCTAAATGGATCTTACTCTTTACAATTTACTAATGTTTGAGAATGAACATTAGTAATTGGGGGGCCAGAGGCAACTTTGGCAATGATATTGAGTAAATCGTttgtctgacttgggtatagttAATTCGGAGAATCATGTTGTTTGCAATAAATTTtaatgtataaaaaataaattctgaccacaaataaaatatgaaggaACAAGAAGTAATAGACAATGTGAATATAATTATGTTTCTCTCTAAATTTTTCCCGATATTTTTAAGGTAGGATGATTTGAACCTCATTggaatttatttgatttttatgttaGTAGGATTTTATGAATattcttgaagtatttgattgtTAAGAAGAATCTGATCATATGTTGATCTCTTTAAAAATATCCCACAAATTTATGAAATATTCGAAATGCCTAATTAAAGGAATATAATATCTTTTACATAAGAATGAACTAGGATTTAGAATCTTTGAGAAGATGAGTCTCATCAAATTTGGATGTTAGCATGTTTCCAAACGAATGCAATTAAACAGCTACTATTGCTTTTCTCGTTCTGTGTGCTGTGTATAgtattgtattatataataAGTAGAAAATGGACCCAAGGACTACCAAATCTTTACTTTTGAAAATGTTGTTCCATCTTTGCTATTTAAACTCTGGTTTGTTTGTTAGTACTCCTTCCCAGTTTCCCTCTTTGACAcgtaatttaagaaagaaagacttttgaaacttgtggtatAATGTTACAGGTTCAATGCAAAGGATTTCCTGGAACGGAGTCGAAATGGTCGAATAGTGTTTGCTGGAGATTCAATTGGAAGAAACCAATGGGAGTCTATGATATGTATGTTAGCCCAAGGAGTATCTAATCAATCCACCATATATGAAGAATTTGGAAACCCTATAACCAAACACAGAGGTTATCTGTCTATGAAATTTCAAGATTACAACCTTACTGTAGAATATTACAGAGTACCTTTCCTAGTAGTCGTCGATCGACCACCGGTGAATGCATCGAAACAAGTGCGAGGAGTGATCAGGCTCGATAAGCTACACTGGTATTTCACAAAGTGGGTTGATGCAGATGTAATTATATTCAATGCTGGACATTGGTGGAATGAAGACAAGACTATTAACATGTATGAATCCCAAGTGCTTTACCAATTTCCTTTTTGTCATTTACAAGTCCAGGAATCACATACATCTTGATTCTACATTAAACACGTTGCAACGACGACTTGTACATGTTTGCAGGGGCATTCATTTCCAAGAAGGAACAACGGTGAACATGACGATGAATGTTGTTGAAGCTTTTCAAAGATCCTTGAATACTTGGGCGTCGTGGGTGATTCAAAATACCAAGCCTGAAAAGAGTCACATATTCTTCCGCAGCTTTTCACCAGTACATTACAGGCAAGTACTTTGTAGGAACTAATCAGTTGAAACACAAATACACTATACTAACTGATACTAACACTATATTTATTGCGCTCATTATACGGTCGTTTTAGTTGAACCAAATTTGGTGAAATTGATTTGCAGGGATGGAGCTTGGAATGAAGGTGGCCATTGCCACACAAATACAGCACCAGAAACTGACTATACCAAGCTGGAGAAAGAGCCAACCAACAATATATTCATTTCTGAGGTAGTTGAACAAATgcaaaatacaagaaaaaacaTGACCTTCCTAAACATCACATATCTAAGTGAGTTCAGGAAAGATGGTCACCCATCAGAATATCGTGAACCTGGCACCCCGGCTGGTGCACCACAAGATTGCAGCCACTGGTGCCTACCGGGAGTGCCAGACTCTTGGAATGAACTTCTTTACGCCTATCTACTGTTGAATGGATATAGAACCAAGTTGAAATGAATTTAATGGTAGCACTATATGATTAGCTGTTTTCATATGCTTTAACCTGGGCTATTCATCAGCCTTTTCAGTTGGATTCACCTCAGtttccatttccttgactttcTCAAGTTGCCTTAGGAGGTCTAATCTGTCTGGTCCGTATGTAGAAGGTATCTGCCAAAAAGGAATTCAACCAGTTAACACAGCAGATAAGCTTACTAAAATCGACaggaaattcatgatcaaacACACACCAGAGATGGCATATATCTTTGAATTGCAGCCAACATAGCAGCGTGCCCAACTGCTGTAACCTGCAAGAAAAATTATCTCATGTCAGCTTGCACTAATCAAGCTCCACGAGTAAAAGAGATACAAAGTGCTGCAATCATGTAGCAGGTGTtgaaggagagagagagagcttgAGCTCTGTTCAAATGGGCTGTTTTACTAATTGCATTTCAGCTGAAAGACGTCAGCACAGAAAATGCCTTCGAACTAGATTGATTGAGCATCAACAACTATGCACTTATCATTACTAATAGCTTCACTGCACTTAGTAATATATTATACAAGCTCGAAAAACAATGATGCTCGGGGAATAATCAATGGGTTTTTAAGGCCAGTTAAAGGTCCATGTCTACAGCTACAGTTAATATCCTCCTCAGTTCACATACAGAACTTGGGACATGCATGACAATGAAATTgttaatagaaaataaaaataagcagAATTTCAATCTTATTGGAACATGAACTATCGTCGTCTAAGgagcttaatttttttttgcctGATAAAGAACAATGGAATAAAACTACTTACAGGGAGAAGCATAAGAAATCCAATAGGTATGACTGATGCCAAGTCAGTTAAAGTTCTCCGCAATGCTTGCTTCTCTTTTTCTGTCAACTCATCCCCTACTATGGACCTCCGAAGTAGCCCTAAAGCTGCAGCAACATCGATAGCGAGAAGCTGAGTTCCTTGCCAAACATCCTGGACATGGAAAATCCTTATTACTCTATCTGAGAGTCTTAATGGACAACTAAGAATTCTTACTACTAACTGCTCCTGAAAATAATGTGCTGAGTCATGGTTTCAAACAGAATAGTAAGACATGGAAAACCTGTGTAGTGTTAACTCTAAATTATAAACTCTACTTTGAGTGCTTATAAGAAATCCATTCCCTCCACGTACAACAATAAAGACCCGGAACAGGAAGGTCCAGACCATATGGAGGTAGATAATTATAGCACACAAAGTactataaaaagaaagaagaaaacaagctataaaaagaaagaagaaaacgaGCACTAGCAATAAGAACAAGAATAGTcgattaaaaagaaaacaattatcTAACAGCAATAAGCCCATGGAGGAACCCAAATGATTCCATACATATTGATCGAAGTTCTCTTTCTTAGACAATTGACGGAGTTAAAAGCTAATTAAATGGGCCACATGTATATCCCCATACCCATGGTACTTTCTCAGAGGTAAAAATTCCACAAAAATGAGGTTACAAAGCAAAGGAAAACCACACTATGGCTCTATTCAGTTGACATATGATGCAATACATACAACAGAAGAAAATAGATCAAGAGCATAATACCGTGCTAGTTTCTTTCAGTTTGTCTAACGATTTCTCAATAACACTCTCCTTTTTCTTCTGAAGAACCAATTGAGTTCTTTCAGCTCGTGCAGAATGTGTGGAAGTACGATCTGCCTTCTGACTTTCCTCCTAGAGTAGAATGCATCAACAACAAGCTAATAAATTTTCAGGGATATAATAAACAGATCATGTATCTCAAAAACATCACTGTCTGGAAAAATgggaatatatataaaattaactCAAAACAAATGAAGCTGGGTCATGAATGACCGAGGCTGTGAGCTGGAGGTTCTAGAAGCAGTATCTATAATTAAGTTACATAAGAGCACTCCATGCATCTGATTTTTCTTGTCCACAATTCAGGAAGAGATCAAGAAAGGGGATAAAGGGGACGGATATTGGCTGTCGGTCAAACACCTGACGTCTTCAATAACTATCTCCAGACTTTGTGCAATCTGCCCAAATTGCAGAGagttttatttttcctttgtaTTGACATAAAGTTTTCAAATGTTAGAGGAGTGACTATACAATTAAAATTTACATGTTCAACAGCATCCTTCAGAAACCACCAACACCCAAACCAAACTCATATTGTGAGAACTGTGGAAAATGCAACCAAGACACGTGATGAATATGAGATTCTAACAAAAGATGATGACAAAACTATAAGATTAAAATACcacataaaacataaataagaGTATTAATCTCTACCTACGCCTTATACACATTAAACATGGAAGTTTTCTTCGACTTAGAAAAGAACTGGAAGTTGATCCTCTTAAATAAGAGTTTGTCCATTTCTTTTATGGGAATCAATATTGACAAAAGGTCCACACCTGGTGAAATAGGCCATCATATTATTTAGCATAAAATAAGATGATCAGAATTTCTCCACTGTTCAAGTATTATCACAACAGTAGTTACAAACAGAGAAATAAAGATTATAGACCAAAAAAACAGTTTAAATGAATCTATTTTACTGTTTTCACAAACAAGATAATCCATGTTCAACAAGATGAACGGAGTGGACGGATATACGTCAATTAACAGGACTACTTATGTATCATCATTAATCGGTTAGTTGTCATGATAATCAGTACAGCCTAAAAAATTTACACTGAAAATGAAAGAGTGGAGTCTCAAAAAACATTAACAAACTTCACAATATGAAACTTGAAAGagataaaaagaaagagaaataaaaagacGGTGCATCTTACAACATGCACGACACAGGCCTTATACACTAGTTAGATAATACCTCCTCATATTCATATTGATCAGCACTTCTTTGGACCCGCTTCTCCAGTTCCATTAGCTCATTCCTTAGTAGTTCAAACCTTCGAACTTCATTTGACTTTGAATCCACAATGTCTGTACTCTCCGGTGGTTGTTTAGAGCCATCATCACCCTGCACTTAAAGAATGATTCTCAGTGACTTGGAagataaaatcatctttaacaaGTTTACAGAGAtttgaattatagaagaaattGAATAAATGACCAGCCTAAGGAGGAGAAAGCATGGGCAACAGTGACAGGAAAGCAATTTCATTAATGTGCAAGCAGTCTCAAGAGGAGACAGTATGCAGTAAAAGGGGTTACACAAAGCAAGACGTCACTACTTACATTTTCAGGTGAACAGAATCATCAAGAAAAAGCAATATTTGCTCCTTGCTTGACAACTCTTCACTGAACCATACTATTACTTGCTTTCCCTAAAATTACAGAGGTTTCCAGTGATCCGTGCTTCAGTTTCTCTAATGAGAAATCTATCGACGAATTAAGCTAAAGTTTCCAATTGCAAAAATATTTGCCTAGTCAATAGTTTGAGCAACATGGAATATCTTTTACACAGACTGAAGTTCTAACCCACCCATTTCATTCACCAAACAGAAACCAAAAGCAGTCTCAAGAGGAAACAGTATGCAGTAAAAGGGGTTACACAAAGCAATACATTTTCAGGTGAACAGAATCATCAAGAAAAAGCAATATTTGCTCCTTGCTTGACAACTCTTCACTGAACCATACTATTACTTGCTTTCCCTAAAATTACAGAGGTTTCCAGTGATCCGTGCTTCAGTTTCTCTAATGAGAAATCTATCAACGAATTAAGCTAAAGTTTCCAATTGCAAAAATATTTGCCTAGTCAATAGTTTGAGCAACATGGAATATCTTTTACACAGACTGAAGTTCTAACCCACCCATTTCATTCACCAAACAGAAACCAAAAGCAAGCATTTCCAGCTTCTTGAAGTACTGAAACATGACGGGGTAATATACATAACCAAAAGGAGAACTTGTGACACCCCAGCTTAGGATAAGAAGTACCACATCGGCAAAACACAAGAGAGATGTTGGGTATATAAGTAAGCAGGTCTTACGCACTAGCAATGCGTTTTAAAGCCTGCAGGCTTGGCACAAAAGCGGACAATATCACTAGCGGCCTAGCCCGCtacaaatggtatcagagccactCCTGTGTTTGCCCTGTCGATGTGGGCCAGAGTTCAACTGAGTTTAGGCAAATTCCAATAAGGCGAGGCAAACCTCAGTGCTGAGTCTAGGCAAATATCTTGCGGTGGGGCAAACCTTAGCAAGGACGTTGAGTCCATAAGAGGGGATGTATGTGACATCCCAGCATAGGATAAGAAGCACCACATAGGCAAAACACATGAGAGATGTTGGGTATATACGTAAGAAGACCTTACACACTAGTGACGCGTTTTAAAGTCGGGCGGGCTTGGGCCCAAAGCAGACAATATTACTAGTGGGCTGGGCCATTATAGAACTAGCCATGACCAATGAGCTAATCTATCACTAATAGTTGATAACAAGCATTTGATCATGTATTAACtttgcattattttttttaaaaaagaaggtGTCCAAGACAACTTGCTCGCACCTCGATCATTCCACCTTACTCGCTAACTCCAACATACCAAGTAACTATGTCCACTAAAGCTTACACAGATGGCAAGAAAACACCTAATATATTTGTCTCTTTGCTAGGATTTTAACCCTTGGGTCTTCAAAGTTCGTACCCACTTTATTGACCACTAAACCATACCCTTGGGTCATACCTTAACTTTGCATTATTTGTGAGTTCAAAGTAAAACCATTTATTTATCTAGAGTGAAAGCTAAAGCCAAATGAAGTAATTAATAGTTTTTGACCCACCTCAAAGTTGCATGTGGAGGGGAGAGGAGATACCACTCCATAGTATGAAATCAAAGTGTGAATGGTGTTACTTGAGAATAAGCTCAAGTTTAGTTTTAGTATAGAAGAGCAAAGAGGTGGAAAAAATGCTCCCGCCCTCCAAATTATGAATTCAAGATGTAAAACTAATGCAGATGATGAAAACGGTATATTTAAGAATAAGCACAATTTGGTTCTTCTACGGATAGAGCAAAGGAAAGGACTacgttctctctctctctctcacacacacacaaCCACAGGAAGAACTTATGCATAGAAGAAGTCCTAACTAACCAGTCAAGTGAAAGGAGCCCGCTTACCCACTCCCCTTTCCCCCCATTGCTAGGAGCCTCGAAACACTTTTTGCAGAGAACGGGCAGTGCGAGACAAATTAGAGAAGAGAAACAAGGAAGCAGGTACGTCCTTTTACTTTCACAAAAGATGAATAAATCATTAAAACAAATCCCTCCAATTCCTTTTGCAGATCAGAGAATGATATTGATCATTTCACTACTTTTAAGTATTGAGAGCCATAAAACATCACTCTAACACACATAATCGAGAAGCCTGTTCAGTGTTCAAAATCTATGGCATTGCATTTATCTATCCATAGGGAAAAAACAGTATAGTTTGATTCAAGTTCCATATCGATGTCATATAACTGCAAATTAGATGATAAATGTTGGTCAGAAGCTCTACAATAGTCTTTTAAAGGATAAAACCCTGGAAATGCCTGGAAAATTAAACCACTACTATTCAACAGTTTTTGTTCTTTACAAAAAAAACCTTGGAAAACTCTATCATACAAACTATACAACAGCTCCGGAACGTACAATAGGATGCATAGAGGAGATCATTTGCAACCTAGAAGGAAAAACTAAGAGGGGATAAATGGAGCAACGTTAGCCCCTGTTAAGCATATTATGTAGTAAAGTAGTATCAAACTCCCAATAGGTTGAGACCCAAAAAGGCTTTTATCTTAAATGAATCAACAACCTCCCAATGAAAGAACCGATCGAAATTGAGATCAGAAATATTACTGAAAACAAGGATTTGCAAACATACATGCCAAACTTAAAAAAGAAGCCCAAGATATGCGATGGTAAAAGGTTGGCATAGAGACAGTTCAAAGGTATACAATATCATTAGGAGTCGATGATGCCTGGTCTGCTGATTTGTTAGGCCGACGTCCTACGAAGCTCCATAATCCCTGTATCCTAGCACAAGAATccacaataataaaattatgtgtCGGGGGGAATTCGCATAATAACAACGCATAATATTGGTACTAAAGGGCATGCTTGGCCTTTATCTTCACAgcccaaaataagaaaaagaggtGGGAATACCTGTTGTTCGCACTCCTAGAATTAGCATAATAACGACGCATAATATTGGTACTAAGGGGCATGCTTGGCCTTTATCTTCACAgcccaaaataagaaaaagaggtGAGAATACCTGTTGTTCGCATTCCTATTTTGACCATCCTTGTTTTCCTTGCGTTTAGAGAACTGTTGCTCATCACTACTTGATGATGTAGACATAGTAGCATCTTCCTCCTAGTTCATACATACATCCAAACAAGAAACAAGAGTTAATCCCACTTCAGAGTATgcaaattttagattttttaaattaagaaTGCGGAGTTTTGTTCTCTATGGCACACAATTTGTCCAAAAGACTCTAAAAGATGCGAAAGTTGTTTTAATTTCCTTATGCATGCAAAAAGAGCAACCTGAAGATGATTATATGGATTTTCCATAGAAAGAACTCACCATTTTGTGCTCTGCAAGGGATAAATTTGGTTTTCTTTTCACCATTATGCAGTAATGTATTTCTTTATTGGTCAAGACAACAAGCTTGGAACTTTTTAAATTCAATGTGTACTTGAAATAGCAGCAGCATTGCTACGCTAAGTTTTGGCTTATTTGTTGGAAGTAAGGAAAGTAAAAAAAGCTTTTCAAAGATCTGAAACTCATATATTACTTGACATATTTAGTCGGAAAGGCAATCTGGTGACAAGAAGTTCCCCTTTTGTAGGCACCTACTCATTTGTATGCCCTCTTATTTTCTGGTGTTTCTGCTTTAATTTCAAGTTTCACCAAGGAAAATGATTGACTTGCCATGCCAAGCTAAGGGGGCTCAAAGCTAATTTGTAAGTACTGATGTTGACCTTTTTAAGTTAGCAGCCTATCATCACTCCATTTATGCCTTTGTATCTTAATAAATTTTTGGCAAGTTTACAGAGCTGTCTATGTATTCTGCCAAAGAAAACCAGCACATAAATCAacagaagaattttattttattcagtTGAAGTCTCCATCTCCTTCTTTCCCAATAACAACTATTCATTAAAGTAAGAACtggaaataaaaagagaaagaaggaaTTGTATGGAAAATAAGAACTAAAAATAACCAGCTGTAACCCACTCCCCTGCCCCATGTCCATTAAAAGGGAAgccaaaaaaatggaaaaaaaaagtacCGCCACTCTctccaaataagaaaaaatccaaaaaagaaCAATTAATAAATTCTCTAGTGCAGTATAAGATATCCAATGGTTGAATACAAACAATTCAGTGCAATTTTACGAAAACGTCAGGACTGAGCAGGAAAATTCTGAGATGGCAAAAACTTGGTAAAACTTTCTTTTTTGAAATGAACTGAAGAAAGATACCTGCTGTAGGAAAGCTGCCTTCGTTCTAAATGAAACCTCAAGAAATTCAGCCTCTTTTTTGATTCTGCGAATCCTTTCAAGGTCAGAACATGCAGCTTTCAAGTGCTCCTTCTGTGAACTAGCACTTGACATATGCAGCTCCTGAAGCAATACCTCTAGCCTTACTAGAGCCTCTTCGACACTCTCCAGTGCCTAAAATGAAATGCCCAAAAACTGTATTATCAGATCCATTATTTAATCCTTGAGATAGAGGAAAGAGGCACCTTAGAAATGCATCATTGAAATCAAGGTGAAGCACTTTGATAAGAAATAGCAATTGATACAAAAACATGATAATTGAAAGAGGCTGATTGCCTTTTACATCTAATAAATCACAAGAGGAAGGCTATCTACActttgtttgaaaaaaaattgcatgATTACTTTTGATTGGTATAAAGAGAACACTGAGAGGACTAACCAATTAAAGAGAAGTTGGAGCAAGAAAACTTTATTTGAGTAATAAATCCTGGGGAAACCAGTTGAAGAGCAAGTTCTCTCTCCCTCCTCTTTCACATATAAAGGCGTGTGGCTTATAATTACAACGAAAATTATCTAAATCCAACAAGTACCAACGGAAGTCTCAACTACTTTATCCTACTATCAAGAGTAATACTAATTTTGAACAATCAGAGGTTGCGACGATTCTTTTGTtctatttaataatatatttttttggtcattttgctTTTTTATAAATGTTGAggacaaatataaaataatgatgCTTCCTTTCTAAGGGCTTGAACTCTTTTGATTGAGAGGCGACACcttagaagaatcaaagaagaCAGAGATCCTAAATTCGAGTCTCAAAGCCATTTGTCATCAAATAACTCTACATTTTGCTTTTGGTCTATGGGGAAAAATCTCGACCTGCACTTTTCAGGGTGTGTGTGTTAAGAACAACTATAAATTGAGAAAGGTTTATATCCACTAAAAGTTTAATCTATAAGAAAGTGGTCTCACTATTCAACCATACAATTAAATATTGAGATACCATTTTTTCTATAACTTGGAAATATAAGGAAGAAATAACCATATGAGAGCAAGAATTGGTTAGCCACTAGCACATATGTTACTTCTCCATTGAGGTCCTGGAAAGTAGTTGGTGGGATACTAGACTTATAGGCTGTCATTTAATACAAGCACTTTATCAGTTTCTTCGCTTGGTTGGCAGTGAGGAGGGAAATTTTGACAGCTGGGAATTTGGTGGAGAGTAGTATTACATTGCTGGTGCTTTAGGTGCAAACGTTCAGACAAAGACATTGATAACCTCTTATTGCTAAGATGGCTAAATCATTGTAGATTGGAACATGTAAATGAGGCTGAAATCGTTCTTCATGCGCTAGAATCACTACAGGATTAGTTTTGGGGCTTAATTTTGCTTTTTGGGGCCTCTGCTAATTATGTAAAGTTACAACAGCACATTAATAGTGCTGGATTTataaaattcacttgccttTTTCAAACAAAAACTAAGATGGATACATGATTGTGATGAGTAGTCTTGAGATGGTCTGGCGTGCAACAGACAATGTTGCGTCCAATGAAGGATGTGCTACATAGCTGGGCCTTTGGACGAAGGAAGAGAATATGTAGGCCATGGGATTTTCCCTTTAGCATGTAGATTCAGTGGAGGGGGGAAATAAAAGAGCTTTTGAGGGAATAGAAAATAACTTTGTATAGCACAGGAGATTACGTGTTGTAGGTTCTTGCTTGTACACGCGAATTTTCACAAAACAAATTAGAGACACCCTCTTAAAGATTATCACATCACATGAGGGTAAATACAACAGAAAATGCTTCATTCATAAGAGGTAATACCTTATCAAAGGAATCTGTTTCTTTCTTGATCTGTGAATAAGCTCCGGCGCGAGTCCTGTCCATATTTTAAAGCATTAGCAACATGATTTTCATACCACATGTGATTGAGTTTGTATTGCCAATGCATTTGACCAAAGTCCCATAAATTATTGGAATGAAATGACTATTACGATAAGCAAATAAACTATaactatgaaaaaataaaagctAAGGAAATTAAATAAGTTGGACTTACTCGGGCCATGTTAAATGGTTTATATCGAAAGTTGTTAGAGAAGAacactttattcatttatttcagGTCTTCAACAAGGTAGATCAAGTACAGTACATGTCAATGGTGCAATGTTTGTGTATGTTTCCTGAGAGATATAATTAGTTCGACGGCAACTAGGATCAAGTATAGATCAGTCTATATCTGTTAATAGAAAAAGCATATGCCTAATGCCTTTTACAGATGGATGAAAATAATGGTAACAGTCAGAAACCACAAAAAGGGAGAGAAAGGAAGAGGGGAAGCAGAAGAAAGTCAACATTTTCTGATTAACTTACTTCTCAATTCCTAGATCTTCCCTGCACTTCTTAAGCTTGTTGTGCCTGAAACATTCACGTTCACAAATTGTTACTAACTCCCGTATATTCACTTAATTGATTGGATTTTTTTCCGGCTTCCTTACCCAGTTGAAAGGAATCTTGCTGCCTTGACATGAGAAGGGTTCTCCAGCCATTTACTGTATTTAATGAAACTCTGGATCCAGTAAGAGCACACATCTAATACTA
This DNA window, taken from Solanum dulcamara chromosome 3, daSolDulc1.2, whole genome shotgun sequence, encodes the following:
- the LOC129881973 gene encoding protein trichome birefringence-like 8, giving the protein MKKQWFSEYNKGADSFLSKNSSCDYSYGKWIWDEKYVLDQYNENCPFLDPGFRCRKSGRRDLDYRKWRWQPQHCHLPRFNAKDFLERSRNGRIVFAGDSIGRNQWESMICMLAQGVSNQSTIYEEFGNPITKHRGYLSMKFQDYNLTVEYYRVPFLVVVDRPPVNASKQVRGVIRLDKLHWYFTKWVDADVIIFNAGHWWNEDKTINMGIHFQEGTTVNMTMNVVEAFQRSLNTWASWVIQNTKPEKSHIFFRSFSPVHYRDGAWNEGGHCHTNTAPETDYTKLEKEPTNNIFISEVVEQMQNTRKNMTFLNITYLSEFRKDGHPSEYREPGTPAGAPQDCSHWCLPGVPDSWNELLYAYLLLNGYRTKLK